The Pan paniscus chromosome 12, NHGRI_mPanPan1-v2.0_pri, whole genome shotgun sequence genome window below encodes:
- the LOC100984819 gene encoding WW domain-binding protein 1-like: protein MARASSGNGSEEAWGALRAPQQQLRELCPGVNNQPYLCESGHCCGETGCCTYYYELWWFWLLWTVLILFSCCWAFRHRRAKLRLQQQQRQREINLLAYHGACHGAGPFPTGSLLDLRLLSTFKPPAYEDAVHRPGTPPRPAPYTVAPGRPLTASSEQTCCSSSSSCPAHFEGTNVEGVSSHQSAPPHQQGEPGAGVTPAPTPPSCRYHRLTGDSGIELCPCPASGEGEPVKEVRVSATLPDLEDYSPCALPPDSVPQVFPMGLSSSEGDIP from the coding sequence ATGGCTCGGGCCAGCAGCGGGAACGGCAGCGAGGAGGCCTGGGGGGCACTTCGGGCGCCGCAACAGCAGCTTCGAGAGCTGTGCCCAGGAGTGAACAACCAGCCCTACCTCTGTGAGAGTGGTCACTGCTGCGGGGAGACTGGCTGCTGCACCTACTACTATGAGCTCTGGTGGTTCTGGCTGCTCTGGACTGTCCTCATCCTCTTTAGCTGCTGTTGGGCCTTCCGCCACCGACGAGCTAAACTCAGGCTGCAACAACAGCAGCGGCAGCGTGAAATCAACTTGTTGGCCTATCATGGGGCATGCCATGGGGCTGGTCCTTTCCCTACCGGTTCACTGCTTGACCTTCGCCTCCTCAGCACCTTCAAGCCCCCAGCCTACGAGGATGCGGTTCACCGCCCAGGCACACCCCCCCGCCCCGCGCCTTATACTGTCGCCCCAGGCCGCCCCTTGACTGCTTCCAGTGAACAAACCTGCTGTTCCTCCTCATCCAGCTGCCCTGCCCATTTTGAAGGAACAAATGTGGAAGGTGTTTCCTCCCACCAGAGTGCCCCCCCTCATCAGCAGGGTGAGCCTGGGGCAGGGGTGACCCCTGCCCCCACACCCCCCTCCTGCCGCTATCACCGTTTAACTGGCGACTCCGGTATTGAGCTCTGCCCTTGTCCTGCCTCCGGTGAGGGTGAGCCAGTCAAGGAGGTGAGGGTTAGTGCCACCCTGCCAGATCTGGAGGACTACTCCCCGTGTGCACTGCCCCCAGATTCTGTACCGCAGGTCTTTCCCATGGGGCTGTCTTCCAGTGAAGGGGACATCCCATAA